From the Rhodothalassiaceae bacterium genome, one window contains:
- a CDS encoding Maf-like protein: MAARETIQRVPVLLASASRARAEMLRAAGLEITVAPVAVDEAALRRRLEGHEPASIALALAEAKAAAACGAGRAREGAFVVAADQILVFEGRILDKRPDPAAAIALLKELSGRSHALVTATVLARDGAICWRGVDRAELQMRKLSDDFLAWYAAAAGDALTACVGCYEIEGVGIQLMERISGDIFTIRGLVLLPLLAALRRHGALAS; this comes from the coding sequence ATGGCGGCGCGTGAGACGATTCAGCGCGTACCGGTCCTGCTCGCCTCGGCGAGCCGGGCGCGCGCCGAGATGCTGAGGGCGGCGGGGCTCGAGATCACGGTCGCGCCGGTGGCGGTCGACGAGGCGGCGCTGCGTCGGCGCCTCGAGGGGCACGAGCCGGCGAGCATCGCGCTTGCGCTCGCCGAGGCGAAGGCCGCGGCGGCATGCGGGGCCGGCCGCGCGCGCGAGGGCGCCTTCGTGGTCGCGGCCGACCAGATCCTCGTCTTCGAGGGCCGCATTCTCGACAAGCGGCCCGACCCGGCGGCCGCCATCGCGCTGCTGAAAGAGCTGTCCGGCCGCAGCCATGCGCTGGTGACGGCGACGGTGCTGGCGCGCGACGGCGCCATCTGCTGGCGCGGCGTCGACCGCGCGGAGCTTCAGATGCGGAAGCTTTCGGACGACTTTCTCGCCTGGTATGCGGCGGCGGCCGGCGATGCGCTCACCGCCTGCGTCGGCTGCTACGAGATCGAGGGTGTCGGCATTCAGCTCATGGAGCGGATCTCGGGCGACATCTTCACGATCCGCGGACTCGTCCTGCTGCCGCTGCTCGCCGCGCTGCGCCGGCACGGGGCGCTCGCGTCATGA
- the aroE gene encoding shikimate dehydrogenase (NADP(+)) produces the protein MRTAPQRGDYGPIAAVIGWPVGHSLSPLLHRHWLAAEGIAGEYVALAVAPDALGEAVTGLKALGFVGANVTIPHKTAVLAHADRIDPLARRAGAANLILRDERGRWIARNTDVAGVRAALEEVTDARDRTALLLGAGGAARAAAVALLDAGVGRLVIANRHRERAEELARDLADRRIEVIAWHERNFALASAELVVNATSLGMKGMPPLALDLSLLPAGAVVFDLVYQPLETALVRQARARGLAVIDGLKMLVHQAVPAFAAFYGRPPADIAGGEAMLRAHLARAGAQT, from the coding sequence ATGAGGACGGCCCCGCAGCGCGGAGATTACGGACCGATCGCGGCCGTCATCGGCTGGCCGGTGGGCCATTCGCTGTCGCCGCTGCTGCACCGCCACTGGCTCGCCGCCGAGGGGATCGCGGGCGAATACGTGGCGCTCGCGGTCGCCCCGGATGCGCTCGGCGAGGCGGTGACGGGGCTCAAGGCGCTCGGCTTCGTCGGCGCCAATGTCACGATCCCGCACAAGACGGCGGTGCTCGCCCATGCCGACCGCATCGATCCGCTGGCCCGGCGCGCGGGTGCGGCCAATCTCATCCTGCGCGACGAGCGCGGGCGCTGGATCGCGCGCAACACCGATGTCGCGGGCGTGCGGGCGGCGCTCGAGGAGGTGACGGATGCGCGGGACCGCACGGCGCTGCTTCTCGGTGCGGGCGGGGCGGCGCGGGCGGCGGCGGTGGCGCTGCTTGACGCCGGCGTCGGCCGGCTCGTCATCGCCAACAGGCATCGCGAGCGGGCCGAGGAGCTCGCCCGCGATCTCGCCGACCGGCGCATCGAGGTGATCGCCTGGCACGAGCGCAACTTCGCCCTCGCATCGGCGGAGCTCGTGGTCAATGCCACGAGTCTCGGCATGAAGGGGATGCCGCCCCTTGCGCTCGATCTCTCCCTGCTGCCCGCAGGCGCCGTGGTCTTCGATCTCGTCTACCAGCCGCTCGAGACCGCGCTCGTGAGGCAGGCGCGCGCGCGCGGGCTCGCCGTCATCGACGGGCTGAAGATGCTGGTGCACCAGGCGGTACCGGCCTTCGCCGCCTTCTACGGACGCCCGCCGGCGGACATCGCCGGGGGCGAGGCGATGCTGAGAGCCCATCTCGCGCGCGCGGGAGCGCAGACGTGA
- a CDS encoding DNA polymerase III subunit epsilon: protein MAREIVFDVETTGTRVEEGDRIIQIGALELVDLMPTGRSFNRLVNPERPVDPGAAAVHGITDEMLRDQPVFAAIVDEFLAFIGDAPLVAHNAEFDRGFLNAELMRIGRDPLPADRFIDTLAIARQRFPGQRNSLDHLCRRFGIDLSERDRHDALVDCRLLAAVYLELKGGRQAGLDLLAGDPGEAGPGTAPPGDAPRAVRPPRPHAPSPEERARHEAFITEALEDPLWLAADGG, encoded by the coding sequence ATGGCGCGTGAGATCGTCTTCGATGTCGAGACCACCGGCACCCGGGTCGAGGAGGGCGACCGGATCATCCAGATCGGCGCGCTCGAGCTCGTCGACCTGATGCCCACGGGCCGCAGCTTCAACCGCCTCGTCAACCCCGAGCGCCCCGTCGATCCCGGCGCGGCCGCGGTCCACGGGATCACCGACGAGATGCTGCGCGACCAGCCGGTGTTCGCCGCCATCGTCGACGAGTTCCTCGCCTTCATCGGCGATGCGCCGCTCGTGGCCCACAACGCCGAATTCGACCGGGGCTTCCTCAATGCGGAGCTCATGCGCATCGGCCGCGACCCGCTGCCGGCCGACCGCTTCATCGACACCCTCGCGATCGCACGCCAGCGCTTTCCCGGCCAGCGCAACAGCCTCGACCATCTGTGCCGGCGCTTCGGCATCGATCTGAGCGAACGCGACCGGCATGACGCGCTCGTCGACTGCCGGCTGCTCGCCGCCGTCTATCTCGAGCTCAAGGGCGGCCGGCAGGCGGGGCTCGATCTGCTGGCGGGGGATCCGGGCGAGGCCGGGCCGGGCACGGCCCCGCCGGGCGATGCGCCGCGCGCCGTCCGCCCGCCGCGCCCGCACGCGCCGAGCCCCGAGGAGCGCGCGCGCCACGAGGCCTTCATCACCGAAGCCCTGGAGGATCCGCTCTGGCTGGCGGCGGACGGCGGCTGA
- the coaE gene encoding dephospho-CoA kinase produces the protein MKVLGLTGSIAMGKSEAGRMLRRLGVPVFESDRAVHGLLRHDPEVRRAIAARHPDCVREGRIDRGRLGARVFGDPAERRWLECLLHPRVRAASRAFLRRQRARRRPLAVLDIPLLFETGGESRVDWIAVVTAPAFVQRRRALARAQMTPEKLAAILARQTPDRDKRRRADLVWHTGLGKRWTWRAICRFLKQGRPQRSRRRLQLRRRARRRNPHGA, from the coding sequence GTGAAGGTCCTGGGGCTGACAGGTTCGATCGCCATGGGCAAGTCCGAGGCCGGGCGCATGCTGCGCCGCCTCGGCGTGCCGGTGTTCGAGTCCGATCGCGCGGTCCACGGGCTGCTCCGGCACGATCCCGAGGTGCGCCGGGCGATCGCCGCGCGCCATCCGGACTGCGTACGGGAGGGAAGAATCGACCGCGGGCGCCTCGGCGCCAGGGTCTTCGGCGATCCGGCCGAGCGGCGCTGGCTCGAATGCCTTCTGCACCCGCGGGTGCGGGCGGCCTCGCGGGCCTTTCTGCGCCGCCAGCGCGCGCGCCGCCGGCCGCTCGCCGTGCTCGACATCCCGCTGCTCTTCGAGACGGGCGGCGAGAGCCGGGTCGACTGGATCGCCGTGGTGACCGCCCCGGCCTTCGTCCAGCGCCGGCGGGCGCTGGCGCGCGCGCAGATGACGCCGGAGAAGCTGGCGGCGATCCTCGCGCGCCAGACTCCGGACCGCGACAAGCGCCGGCGCGCCGATCTCGTCTGGCACACCGGGCTCGGAAAACGCTGGACATGGCGGGCGATCTGCCGCTTCCTGAAGCAGGGCCGGCCGCAGCGCTCGCGCCGCCGGCTGCAGCTCAGAAGACGGGCGAGGAGACGCAATCCCCATGGCGCGTGA